In Wolinella succinogenes DSM 1740, a single genomic region encodes these proteins:
- the aroC gene encoding chorismate synthase, producing the protein MNRLGELWVLTTFGESHGAGIGCVLDGVPAGLRVDEEFLNLELSRRRPGQSLYSTPRKESDRVEILSGVMEGFTTGTPLAMFIPNENQKSSDYESIRSIFRPGHADFTYHYKYGLRDHRGGGRSSARETAARVAGGAVAKMFLKELGISIFSGVFQVGEHTSDVRDFAHARKSVVNALDPLMEELFKEEIEKARGAHDSIGGAIEVRAKGMPIGLGEPLYHKLDGALGGALMGLNAVKAVEIGEGLSAARLKGSENNDPLRLEGFKSNHAGGILGGISNGSELVARVYFKPTPSIFLPQETLNEEGDEVICALKGRHDPCVAIRGGVVCEALVALVLADMALLRLGNRLQDVKEFYGKGR; encoded by the coding sequence ATGAATCGGCTGGGCGAGCTTTGGGTGCTAACCACCTTTGGAGAGTCGCATGGTGCGGGGATTGGGTGCGTGCTAGATGGCGTGCCTGCGGGGCTTAGAGTGGATGAGGAGTTTTTGAACCTCGAACTCTCCCGCCGCCGACCCGGACAGAGTCTCTACTCCACGCCGAGAAAAGAATCCGATAGGGTGGAGATTCTAAGTGGAGTGATGGAGGGATTCACCACAGGAACGCCACTGGCGATGTTTATTCCTAATGAAAATCAAAAGAGCAGTGACTATGAATCGATTCGCTCGATCTTTCGCCCTGGGCATGCCGATTTTACCTATCACTACAAATATGGGCTGAGAGATCATCGCGGAGGCGGAAGAAGCAGTGCGCGAGAGACCGCCGCAAGAGTGGCGGGTGGAGCGGTGGCGAAGATGTTTTTGAAGGAGCTTGGAATCTCCATCTTTTCGGGGGTTTTTCAGGTAGGAGAGCACACAAGCGATGTGCGTGACTTTGCCCATGCGAGAAAGAGCGTAGTGAACGCCTTAGATCCCCTCATGGAGGAGCTTTTCAAAGAGGAGATAGAGAAGGCCAGAGGAGCGCATGATTCTATTGGCGGAGCGATTGAGGTGAGGGCCAAGGGGATGCCTATTGGTCTTGGGGAGCCGCTCTATCACAAGCTTGATGGGGCGCTTGGAGGCGCTTTGATGGGGCTTAATGCGGTCAAGGCGGTGGAGATTGGCGAGGGTTTGAGTGCAGCTAGGCTTAAGGGGAGCGAGAACAACGATCCTCTTCGTCTTGAAGGCTTTAAGAGCAATCACGCTGGAGGGATTTTGGGAGGAATCAGCAATGGATCAGAGCTGGTGGCACGAGTCTATTTCAAGCCTACCCCCTCGATCTTTTTGCCCCAAGAGACCCTCAATGAAGAGGGCGATGAGGTGATCTGTGCGCTCAAAGGGCGACATGATCCTTGCGTGGCGATTCGCGGAGGCGTGGTGTGCGAGGCGCTCGTGGCGCTTGTGTTGGCGGATATGGCTCTGCTTAGGCTGGGGAACCGCCTACAAGATGTGAAAGAATTTTATGGAAAGGGAAGATAG
- the rnc gene encoding ribonuclease III, producing the protein MESIEEFEKRLGYRFQNKNLLIEALTHKSYKKPYNNERLEFLGDAVLDLVIGEFLFLKFPKADEGELSKMRASLVNEKGFAKLAERVSLGRHIFISNAEENNKGREKPSLLSNAFEATMGAIYLETGLSVVREVVHRLLDEVYPKIDLGSLFRDYKTALQELTQAKFGETPEYVILGSSGPDHKKEFEVAVCVLGSEYARACGSSKKEAQQEAARIALEIFHRKEKEAKESALKGKSE; encoded by the coding sequence GTGGAGAGTATTGAAGAGTTTGAGAAGAGATTGGGATATCGTTTCCAAAACAAAAATCTGCTCATTGAAGCCCTGACCCACAAAAGCTATAAAAAACCCTACAACAACGAACGCCTAGAGTTCTTGGGGGATGCGGTCTTGGATTTGGTGATTGGCGAGTTTTTGTTTTTGAAATTTCCCAAAGCCGATGAGGGAGAGCTCTCCAAAATGCGCGCCTCGCTGGTGAATGAGAAGGGCTTTGCTAAGCTTGCAGAGCGAGTCTCTTTGGGGCGTCATATCTTTATCTCCAACGCCGAAGAGAATAACAAGGGGCGTGAGAAGCCCTCTTTGCTCTCCAATGCCTTTGAGGCGACTATGGGGGCAATCTATCTTGAGACGGGACTCTCTGTGGTGCGCGAGGTCGTCCATCGCCTCTTGGATGAGGTTTATCCAAAAATTGATCTTGGTTCGCTTTTTAGGGATTACAAAACCGCCCTCCAAGAGCTCACTCAGGCCAAATTTGGCGAGACTCCAGAGTATGTGATTCTTGGCTCTAGCGGGCCTGATCACAAAAAAGAGTTTGAAGTGGCGGTCTGTGTGCTAGGGAGCGAATACGCCAGAGCATGCGGGAGCAGCAAAAAAGAGGCACAGCAAGAGGCGGCAAGAATTGCCTTAGAGATTTTCCATCGCAAAGAGAAAGAGGCCAAAGAGAGCGCCTTGAAAGGAAAGAGTGAATGA
- the rnhA gene encoding ribonuclease HI translates to MKRISLFCDGSSLGNPGPGGYCGILRYGEKERIIKGGERETTNNRMELKAVIESLKVLKEPCVVELVSDSSYVVRGINEWLLGWVKKEFAKVKNPDLWREYLEVSKPHQVKAIWVRGHNGHEENERCDEIAKSEAQKQR, encoded by the coding sequence ATGAAACGAATCTCTCTTTTCTGTGATGGTTCCTCATTGGGGAATCCAGGACCAGGCGGCTATTGCGGAATCCTTCGCTATGGAGAGAAGGAGAGAATCATCAAAGGAGGGGAGAGGGAGACCACCAACAATCGCATGGAATTAAAAGCAGTCATTGAATCGCTTAAGGTACTCAAGGAGCCTTGTGTGGTGGAGTTGGTGAGCGATTCTTCTTATGTGGTAAGGGGGATTAATGAGTGGCTCTTGGGCTGGGTGAAAAAGGAGTTTGCCAAGGTGAAAAATCCTGACCTTTGGCGCGAATATCTGGAGGTCTCCAAGCCTCACCAGGTCAAAGCGATTTGGGTGCGCGGGCACAATGGACACGAAGAGAACGAGAGGTGCGATGAGATCGCTAAGAGTGAAGCCCAAAAGCAACGATAA
- a CDS encoding tetratricopeptide repeat protein, whose amino-acid sequence MGELFIEHRDPLFGIIILILLIAVIFLVTYFWNLRAQRRREQSLKKFSQLFDHSSVDKDAKALFERGADFGATLGFLAETYSKAGEYDKAIKIYLAMLEQTQESGEKLLLLESLGETYFKAGFLERAKKIFLEVLKNAPRNPKALFWLMQACENLGQFDEALEALDCLLELGEKSERVKFNHAYLSAKRVLADPFLPLESKREELLELLQNEPRLFRVVLGHLKSFELPLFWKKIVGSDYSLEVMDWLWNIPWESIPFDIISKDKNLMDIYRAKGYVKDAEACEKFELEVLRVMNLHSSKKADLSFEYRCHACKSLFPVEFERCPSCGELLSGSLILKIRKSRNETNLSFL is encoded by the coding sequence ATGGGCGAACTATTCATCGAACATCGTGACCCCCTCTTTGGCATCATCATCCTCATACTGCTCATCGCCGTGATCTTTTTGGTGACCTACTTTTGGAATCTTCGTGCCCAAAGAAGAAGAGAACAGTCCCTCAAAAAATTCTCCCAACTTTTTGACCATTCTAGTGTGGATAAGGATGCTAAGGCGCTCTTTGAGAGAGGGGCAGACTTTGGTGCTACGCTTGGATTTCTAGCCGAGACCTATAGCAAGGCAGGCGAGTATGACAAGGCGATTAAAATCTACCTCGCGATGCTAGAGCAGACCCAAGAAAGCGGCGAGAAGCTGCTTCTTTTGGAATCGCTGGGGGAGACCTACTTTAAGGCGGGATTCTTGGAGCGCGCCAAGAAGATATTCCTTGAGGTGCTCAAAAACGCCCCCCGAAATCCCAAGGCGCTTTTTTGGCTCATGCAGGCCTGCGAGAATCTAGGGCAATTTGATGAGGCACTAGAGGCACTAGATTGCCTCTTGGAGCTAGGAGAGAAGAGTGAGCGCGTGAAATTCAATCACGCCTATTTGAGCGCTAAAAGAGTGCTGGCTGACCCTTTTCTTCCTCTGGAGAGCAAGCGCGAAGAGCTGCTTGAGCTTCTCCAAAATGAGCCTCGTCTCTTTCGTGTGGTGCTTGGGCATCTAAAGAGTTTTGAGTTGCCGCTCTTTTGGAAGAAGATTGTGGGGAGCGACTACTCTTTGGAGGTGATGGATTGGCTCTGGAATATCCCTTGGGAGAGCATCCCTTTTGATATAATTTCAAAGGACAAGAATCTCATGGATATCTATCGTGCCAAGGGCTATGTAAAGGACGCGGAGGCGTGTGAGAAGTTTGAGTTGGAGGTGTTAAGGGTGATGAATCTTCACTCCTCCAAGAAGGCCGATCTTAGCTTTGAGTATCGCTGCCACGCCTGCAAGAGTCTTTTCCCTGTGGAGTTTGAGCGTTGCCCCTCTTGTGGTGAGCTTTTGAGCGGGAGCCTTATCCTTAAAATTCGCAAGAGTCGAAATGAAACGAATCTCTCTTTTCTGTGA
- the dnaG gene encoding DNA primase, producing the protein MITEESIERLKQMIDIADVVGSYLELTKSGASFKALCPFHGEKTPSLIIHPQKGFYHCFGCGASGDAIKFVMEYEKLTYPEAIEKIAGLYNVSLSYTDVASNAPKSSLLEKLSSFYQKRLESEPNALEYLKSRSVHTNMIERFEIGYAPASSETLRFLEGGFFSQNEALELGALAEENGRLYARFIDRLTFPIYAPNRKLVGFGGRTMGNHPAKYINSPQTKLFNKSKLLYGYPLAKEAILKEGKIIVTEGYLDVILLHQAGFSYAVATLGTALTLDHLPLLSKGEPKILLSYDGDKAGIAAALKASRLLANHGKEGGVVLFSGGLDPADMVAQKRIEELNRLFLRPTPFVEFVLQKSVESYDLSSPLQKEAALKECGGFLRTLSPLLQEEYKPLLASLLKIPASLIRTVKSPRHPLAPPKEGIGAGGSELAEASLIKTILEQPRLLEFVLEYLDSEVFGVHQAEFELLKLGEFEHPKLLRILLQERIHPLEESVLKEQLRLMLRHFYSKKLKEIAANKSLDFKIRAFWLGKIRVHLEKLEKGGLVPYESFGAL; encoded by the coding sequence ATGATTACCGAAGAATCCATTGAACGACTCAAGCAGATGATCGACATCGCTGATGTGGTCGGCTCCTATCTAGAGCTCACCAAAAGCGGCGCAAGCTTCAAGGCTCTATGCCCTTTTCATGGCGAAAAAACCCCTAGTCTCATCATCCATCCGCAGAAGGGATTCTACCACTGTTTTGGATGTGGAGCCAGCGGTGATGCGATCAAGTTTGTCATGGAGTATGAGAAGCTCACCTACCCCGAAGCCATTGAGAAGATCGCTGGACTCTACAATGTCTCCCTCTCCTACACCGATGTCGCCTCCAATGCCCCTAAAAGCTCCCTCCTAGAGAAGCTCTCTAGCTTCTATCAAAAACGCCTAGAGAGCGAACCAAACGCTCTAGAGTATCTGAAAAGCCGAAGCGTACACACCAACATGATCGAGAGATTCGAAATTGGCTACGCTCCCGCCTCGTCGGAGACCTTGCGATTCTTAGAAGGGGGATTCTTCTCTCAAAACGAAGCTCTAGAGCTGGGGGCGCTCGCCGAGGAGAATGGTCGGCTCTATGCCCGATTCATCGATCGACTCACTTTTCCCATCTATGCTCCTAACCGCAAATTGGTGGGCTTTGGCGGTCGAACCATGGGAAATCATCCCGCCAAATACATCAACTCCCCCCAAACCAAGCTCTTCAACAAATCCAAGCTCCTCTATGGCTATCCCCTCGCCAAAGAGGCGATTCTCAAAGAGGGCAAAATCATCGTCACTGAAGGCTATCTAGATGTGATTTTGCTCCATCAGGCGGGATTCTCCTATGCGGTGGCAACCCTTGGCACGGCTCTCACGCTTGATCATCTCCCCCTCCTCTCCAAGGGCGAACCCAAGATTCTCCTCTCCTATGATGGCGACAAAGCAGGAATCGCCGCTGCGCTCAAAGCCTCTCGCCTGCTCGCAAACCACGGGAAAGAGGGGGGAGTGGTGCTCTTTAGCGGGGGGCTTGATCCAGCGGATATGGTCGCCCAAAAGAGAATCGAGGAGCTCAATCGCCTCTTTTTACGCCCCACTCCTTTTGTCGAATTCGTGCTCCAAAAGAGTGTTGAATCGTATGACCTCAGCTCACCCCTCCAAAAAGAGGCTGCGCTCAAGGAGTGCGGAGGGTTTTTGCGCACCCTCTCCCCCCTCCTCCAAGAGGAGTATAAGCCCCTTCTTGCTTCGTTGCTTAAGATTCCTGCTTCGCTCATTCGCACGGTCAAATCTCCTCGCCACCCCCTCGCACCCCCCAAAGAGGGAATCGGCGCAGGAGGCAGCGAGCTGGCAGAGGCGAGCCTTATTAAGACCATTTTGGAGCAGCCAAGGCTTTTGGAGTTTGTCTTGGAATATCTTGATAGCGAGGTCTTTGGCGTCCATCAGGCGGAGTTTGAGCTTTTAAAGCTGGGAGAGTTTGAACACCCCAAACTCCTTCGAATCCTCCTTCAAGAGCGAATCCACCCCTTAGAAGAATCGGTGCTCAAGGAGCAATTGCGCCTCATGTTGCGCCACTTCTATAGCAAAAAACTCAAAGAGATCGCCGCCAACAAGAGCCTTGATTTCAAGATTCGCGCCTTTTGGCTTGGCAAAATCCGCGTCCACTTAGAAAAACTCGAAAAAGGAGGGTTGGTCCCTTATGAAAGCTTTGGCGCTCTTTAG
- a CDS encoding argininosuccinate synthase domain-containing protein, with the protein MKALALFSGGLDSLLSMKLIQEMGIEVVALHFNIGFGANRDKLEYLQNATAQIGVELRVLDIQEQFFNEVLFNPVHGYGKYFNPCIDCHANMFRHALRLLEGEGASFIISGEVIGQRPKSQRREALHQVENLTQTKGLILRPLSAKLLPPTLAEERGWVDREKLLDIHGRGRDRQLAMAKSYGWVYFEKPGGGCLLTDSHVALKLKDITQRRKPVMEDIALVKNGRYLILPEGARLVISRNQEENRKLERPHPLMDFIHPKDWVGPIALLDKEASLPDRALAGSLTLAYGKHEPNQEYEVMIGKERLTLRPFPSKSEAQRFILGIAQDLPKNP; encoded by the coding sequence ATGAAAGCTTTGGCGCTCTTTAGCGGCGGTTTGGATAGTCTTTTGAGCATGAAGCTCATCCAAGAGATGGGAATTGAGGTGGTGGCACTCCACTTCAACATCGGCTTTGGCGCCAATCGCGACAAGCTCGAATACCTCCAAAACGCCACTGCACAGATTGGCGTAGAGCTTAGAGTGCTGGACATCCAAGAGCAGTTCTTCAATGAAGTGCTTTTTAATCCCGTGCATGGTTATGGCAAATACTTCAATCCCTGTATCGACTGTCACGCCAATATGTTTCGCCATGCCCTAAGACTCCTGGAGGGCGAGGGGGCGAGCTTTATTATCAGCGGCGAGGTGATTGGCCAGCGCCCCAAAAGCCAGCGCCGCGAGGCTCTCCACCAAGTGGAAAATCTCACTCAAACCAAAGGGCTCATCCTCCGTCCCCTCTCCGCCAAGCTTCTTCCACCCACCCTTGCAGAGGAGAGGGGATGGGTGGATCGCGAAAAACTCCTTGATATTCACGGGCGAGGCAGGGATCGCCAGCTAGCGATGGCCAAAAGCTACGGGTGGGTCTATTTTGAGAAGCCCGGAGGTGGATGCCTGCTCACCGATAGCCATGTCGCCCTCAAACTCAAAGATATCACCCAAAGACGAAAACCCGTGATGGAGGATATTGCTTTAGTCAAAAATGGGCGCTATCTCATCCTGCCCGAGGGAGCCAGACTGGTGATCTCACGAAACCAAGAGGAGAATCGCAAGCTAGAACGCCCCCATCCCCTCATGGATTTCATCCATCCCAAAGATTGGGTGGGGCCCATCGCGCTTCTGGACAAAGAGGCCAGCCTCCCTGATAGAGCGCTAGCGGGGTCGCTCACGCTCGCTTATGGGAAACATGAGCCTAACCAAGAGTATGAGGTGATGATCGGAAAAGAGAGGCTCACCCTCCGCCCCTTCCCCTCCAAGTCCGAGGCACAGAGATTCATCTTAGGAATTGCCCAAGATCTCCCTAAAAACCCCTGA
- a CDS encoding VCBS repeat-containing protein yields MESLNAVQTSAWSTLQAMLQKPVQGRTPTSPESPAPSPKATQSATSTSKVEQGGTLNVEKTILSAVLGRISQVRDEILKEFDSLFKAPTQGTSQSSSFEATLSTSQSSYRGLSLTQGEDGATLSLASIENRSLSFSLSGVLKDGNKEVSVNIEVTLQESFIQTLQLNQNTSTRPDSIGVAPSEKVKMIDPLVIDYLGVGTELSDKSFSFDLDSDGTPDQISTLKRGSGFLALDKNNDGVINDGNELFGTQSGDGFADLALYDLNGDGKIDKNDPIYASLRIWTPKEDGTSRLMGLGEAGIGAIYLNAKESKKLMQGSSGNILGIQRKSAGFERLDGTEGEIHHIDFAKLSATQANQNQALKNHNLSTYAHSIPLGQSVNTEEEEKEIFSLQLAELWLSLDRSFSSSKELSAYNLLNETIFKGQLLEMSEANFIQGSLTRAQSLLR; encoded by the coding sequence ATGGAGAGTTTGAACGCAGTGCAGACCTCCGCTTGGTCTACCCTCCAAGCGATGCTGCAAAAGCCCGTGCAAGGACGCACCCCTACTAGCCCCGAGTCACCCGCCCCTTCACCCAAAGCCACCCAGAGCGCCACCAGCACCTCTAAAGTCGAGCAGGGAGGCACCCTCAATGTCGAAAAGACGATTCTTAGCGCCGTTTTGGGTCGAATCTCTCAGGTGAGAGATGAGATTTTAAAAGAGTTTGATTCTCTCTTTAAAGCCCCCACTCAAGGCACCTCGCAAAGCTCCTCTTTTGAGGCAACCCTAAGCACTTCACAGAGCTCTTACCGAGGTCTCTCCCTCACCCAAGGCGAGGATGGCGCCACCCTCTCTTTAGCCTCCATAGAGAATCGCTCCCTCTCCTTTTCGCTCTCAGGCGTCCTCAAAGATGGCAACAAAGAGGTCTCGGTGAATATCGAGGTGACCCTCCAGGAGAGCTTCATCCAAACCCTGCAACTCAACCAAAACACCTCCACCCGACCCGATTCCATCGGAGTAGCCCCCTCAGAGAAGGTCAAGATGATTGATCCTTTGGTGATTGACTATCTTGGAGTGGGCACGGAGCTCTCAGACAAGAGTTTCTCTTTTGATCTTGATTCGGATGGCACTCCTGATCAGATCTCCACGCTCAAGCGAGGTTCGGGATTCTTGGCCTTGGATAAGAACAACGATGGAGTGATCAACGATGGCAACGAGCTCTTTGGCACTCAAAGTGGTGATGGATTCGCCGATTTGGCGCTTTATGACCTCAATGGAGATGGCAAGATCGACAAAAACGACCCCATCTACGCCAGCCTTCGTATCTGGACACCCAAAGAGGATGGCACCTCCAGGCTAATGGGTCTGGGAGAAGCAGGGATTGGCGCGATCTATCTAAACGCTAAAGAGAGCAAAAAATTGATGCAAGGAAGTTCTGGCAATATCCTTGGTATCCAGCGAAAAAGTGCTGGATTTGAGCGGCTAGATGGCACAGAGGGCGAGATTCACCATATCGACTTTGCCAAGCTAAGCGCCACCCAAGCCAACCAAAATCAAGCCCTCAAAAATCATAATCTCTCCACCTACGCCCACTCCATTCCTCTTGGGCAAAGCGTAAACACAGAAGAGGAAGAGAAGGAGATTTTTTCACTACAACTAGCTGAGCTTTGGCTCTCGCTTGATCGAAGCTTCTCCTCAAGCAAAGAGCTCTCCGCCTATAATCTCCTCAATGAGACGATATTCAAAGGCCAGCTCCTTGAAATGAGCGAGGCCAATTTCATCCAAGGCTCGCTCACTCGCGCCCAAAGCCTACTTCGCTAG
- a CDS encoding polysaccharide deacetylase family protein: protein MRSVPVIMYHHVLPEGGFITSSTKEFEAQMAYLAKKGYKTLTSEEFLAFKRGNYEPPKRSVLITFDDGWRDNYVYAYAILKKYGLRATLFVVTEWVEEASRVEAEFAALSHNECKEAISTNPRGVMLNWEELKQMSDVFDIHSHTHTHRDNYFPDVEWHEDFEISKNLLKERLGIESHHLCWPRGKYTQGLIRTAKAMGYEILYTTERGVNLPDNKTDAIKRIAAKKGAFWLAKNLFFFSRPLLGAWYAKKKHS from the coding sequence GTGAGAAGTGTGCCAGTGATTATGTATCATCATGTGTTGCCAGAGGGTGGTTTTATCACCTCTAGCACGAAAGAGTTTGAGGCACAGATGGCCTATCTTGCCAAGAAGGGCTACAAAACGCTCACCTCAGAAGAGTTTCTGGCTTTCAAGCGGGGGAATTATGAACCGCCCAAGCGCTCAGTCTTGATCACGTTTGATGATGGATGGCGGGATAACTATGTCTATGCCTATGCGATTTTGAAGAAGTATGGATTGCGCGCCACCCTTTTTGTGGTCACGGAGTGGGTGGAGGAGGCGAGCCGCGTGGAGGCGGAGTTCGCTGCTCTTTCTCACAATGAGTGCAAAGAGGCTATCTCAACCAATCCTAGAGGGGTGATGCTCAACTGGGAGGAGCTCAAACAGATGAGTGATGTTTTTGATATTCACTCCCACACACACACGCATCGCGACAACTACTTTCCTGACGTGGAGTGGCATGAGGATTTTGAAATTTCCAAGAATCTCCTCAAAGAGCGGCTTGGAATAGAGAGCCACCATCTCTGCTGGCCTAGGGGTAAATACACCCAAGGGCTCATTCGTACCGCCAAAGCGATGGGTTATGAGATCCTCTACACCACGGAGCGCGGGGTGAATCTCCCTGATAACAAGACGGATGCGATCAAGCGAATCGCCGCGAAGAAGGGGGCATTTTGGCTAGCGAAGAATCTCTTTTTCTTCTCAAGGCCTCTTCTTGGCGCGTGGTACGCCAAGAAAAAGCACTCTTAA
- the rfaQ gene encoding putative lipopolysaccharide heptosyltransferase III produces MRILLTKLRHIGDVLLITPLFENLKAHYGEDCEIGVLINQGCEGIIQDHPLLSFYHLYPRAALASLGLWGRIRAEVALVREIRAHRYDIVISLTEGERSAFLALLSGAKRRVGFEPKKGWVKRIYHDYIPKQGMKHTVDSNLEALRVLGVEIKSKRVSLGALQEEGLPELPSEFVHIHPVSRWLFKCLDDSLVAQIIDRLWNERGLRSVITCSDDEEEKRRCERIASFAHSEPLLILGGLSLPKIAALNQKARFFIGVDTAIMHLSAANGTPTLAFFGPSGAFHWGPWDNECLESGYQRRSGIQTMGKHRVYQDSRECVPCGQDGCGGSKRSECLLEIPLESAWSVVSDFIHSSKPNNRALEGLCKGLV; encoded by the coding sequence ATGAGAATCTTGCTCACCAAGCTTCGTCATATCGGAGATGTCCTGCTTATCACGCCGCTTTTTGAGAATCTCAAGGCGCACTATGGAGAGGATTGTGAGATTGGAGTGCTGATCAACCAAGGATGCGAGGGAATCATCCAAGACCATCCTCTCCTCTCTTTTTATCATCTCTACCCAAGAGCGGCTCTTGCCTCTCTTGGTTTGTGGGGGAGGATTCGGGCGGAGGTGGCTTTGGTTCGAGAGATCAGGGCGCATCGATATGATATAGTCATCTCTTTGACAGAGGGGGAGCGGAGTGCTTTTTTGGCCCTTTTAAGTGGAGCGAAGAGAAGGGTTGGCTTTGAACCCAAAAAGGGCTGGGTGAAGCGAATCTATCATGACTACATCCCCAAGCAAGGGATGAAGCACACGGTCGATTCCAATTTGGAGGCGCTTAGGGTGCTAGGGGTGGAGATTAAAAGCAAGAGGGTGAGCCTAGGAGCCCTTCAAGAGGAGGGATTGCCAGAGCTTCCGAGTGAGTTTGTCCATATCCACCCCGTGAGTCGCTGGCTTTTTAAATGCTTGGATGACTCTTTGGTGGCGCAGATCATCGATCGGCTTTGGAACGAGCGGGGATTGAGATCGGTGATCACCTGTAGCGATGATGAGGAGGAGAAGAGGCGATGTGAAAGAATTGCCTCATTCGCCCATAGCGAGCCTTTGCTTATTCTTGGAGGACTCTCTCTGCCCAAGATCGCTGCCCTCAACCAAAAGGCTCGATTCTTTATTGGAGTGGATACGGCCATCATGCACTTAAGCGCGGCCAATGGGACGCCCACCCTTGCCTTTTTTGGCCCTAGCGGGGCGTTTCATTGGGGGCCCTGGGATAATGAGTGCCTAGAGAGCGGGTATCAGCGCCGCTCTGGGATACAAACCATGGGAAAACATCGAGTCTATCAAGATTCTAGAGAGTGTGTTCCTTGCGGTCAAGATGGCTGTGGGGGGAGCAAGCGGAGTGAGTGTCTTTTAGAGATTCCTCTAGAGAGTGCTTGGAGTGTCGTTAGTGATTTTATCCACTCCTCAAAGCCCAACAATCGGGCTTTAGAGGGGTTATGCAAAGGATTAGTGTGA
- a CDS encoding glycosyltransferase family 2 protein has protein sequence MNKISAVILVKDSERLLESVLKALERLDEVVVLDNGSVDRTLEIARSFSNVSLHFHPFIGFGPMKRLGAKLARNDWILSIDSDEIASKELVDELLSTPLDPQKGYSYDVHNHYQGRRIRGCGWGEDRFLGVYHKRVADFDESEVHEKVVKLEGGRLEEVKLHGHISHHPFAGARDFLQKIQSYSDLYAKQHKARQSSSPLKALGHSLWSFTRSYLLKRGFLDGYAGFLISAYNAQSVFWKYIKLYEANRV, from the coding sequence ATGAATAAGATTTCGGCCGTGATTCTTGTCAAAGATTCGGAGCGACTTTTAGAAAGCGTGCTTAAAGCGCTAGAGCGACTGGATGAGGTGGTGGTGCTGGATAATGGCTCGGTGGATAGGACGCTAGAGATCGCCCGCTCTTTTTCTAATGTTTCGCTCCATTTCCATCCTTTTATAGGCTTTGGTCCGATGAAAAGACTGGGGGCTAAGCTAGCGAGAAATGATTGGATTCTCTCCATTGATAGTGATGAAATCGCCTCTAAAGAGCTTGTCGATGAGCTTTTGAGCACGCCTTTGGATCCGCAAAAAGGCTACTCCTATGATGTGCACAACCACTATCAGGGGAGGCGAATTCGTGGATGTGGATGGGGAGAGGATCGATTCCTTGGGGTTTATCACAAAAGGGTGGCCGACTTTGATGAAAGCGAGGTGCACGAGAAGGTGGTGAAGCTAGAGGGGGGGAGGTTAGAAGAGGTGAAGCTTCATGGCCACATCTCTCACCATCCTTTTGCGGGGGCGCGAGACTTTCTCCAAAAGATTCAATCCTACTCTGACCTCTATGCCAAACAGCACAAAGCTCGCCAATCCTCCTCGCCTCTCAAGGCACTAGGACATTCGCTTTGGAGTTTTACGAGGAGCTATCTTTTAAAGAGGGGATTCCTTGATGGGTATGCAGGGTTTCTCATCTCTGCTTACAATGCGCAGAGCGTCTTTTGGAAATATATCAAACTCTATGAGGCTAATCGCGTATGA